The following are from one region of the Yoonia sp. R2331 genome:
- a CDS encoding DUF1013 domain-containing protein — protein MANLPIMAKATAVWLCDNTTITFKQIADFCGLHELEVQGIADGDVATGVKGFDPIANKQLTQAEIDKAEADPMHKLKLLYNPASAGEEKRRGPRYTPLSKRQDRPASIYWLVKFHPELSDGQISKLVGTTKPTIQAIRERTHWNINNLEPIDPVALGLCKQSELDAAVQKANAKKAKEGGVMSDDERRKLVSTEQSLGMEPEPKMPSAIAGLETFSLSDPRDEEGEEEEDTRDVADADSFFNLPEGGDTDED, from the coding sequence ATGGCAAATCTACCGATTATGGCAAAGGCCACGGCGGTCTGGCTCTGCGATAACACGACAATCACATTCAAGCAGATCGCGGATTTCTGCGGCCTGCACGAGCTGGAAGTGCAGGGCATTGCCGATGGTGATGTGGCCACCGGTGTGAAGGGCTTTGACCCCATTGCCAACAAACAGCTGACCCAGGCCGAGATCGACAAGGCCGAGGCTGATCCGATGCACAAGCTGAAGTTGCTTTATAACCCCGCCTCTGCCGGTGAGGAAAAGCGCCGTGGTCCGCGCTATACGCCGCTGTCCAAGCGTCAGGATCGCCCGGCGTCAATCTATTGGCTGGTGAAGTTCCACCCCGAATTGTCCGACGGCCAGATCTCTAAACTGGTGGGCACGACCAAGCCGACCATTCAGGCGATCCGCGAACGGACCCATTGGAACATCAACAATCTTGAGCCGATTGACCCCGTGGCGCTGGGCCTGTGCAAGCAATCCGAACTGGATGCGGCTGTGCAAAAGGCCAATGCCAAGAAGGCGAAAGAGGGCGGCGTGATGTCCGATGATGAGCGGCGCAAGCTGGTCAGCACCGAGCAGTCGCTGGGCATGGAACCAGAACCCAAGATGCCAAGTGCGATTGCTGGCCTTGAGACGTTCAGCCTGTCCGACCCACGCGATGAAGAGGGCGAAGAAGAAGAGGATACCCGCGACGTGGCGGATGCCGACAGCTTCTTTAACCTGCCAGAGGGCGGCGACACCGACGAGGATTGA
- a CDS encoding endonuclease/exonuclease/phosphatase family protein has product MIRTNVSDFTIATPCRCFYIGVMCDVSDISLRIGSYNIRAGLGTDLRRNPARTLATIIGLKTQMMVLQEADFRMGHRPSALPRRLIADAGLCAVDFGGHPDSLGWHGIALLVAPEITVNDRVCIDLPGLEPRGAIIADAETPIGPLRIVGVHLGLLRSARRRQLDHLRQTLGDMHQRPTVIIGDFNEWSLRRGLGRIARGFVIKTPGRSFPSRLPLLALDRIAHSPELNLSTLPLPPLPKGAHASDHLPILAEITRPAVV; this is encoded by the coding sequence ATGATCCGCACGAATGTCTCTGACTTCACCATCGCAACGCCTTGTCGTTGTTTCTATATCGGGGTGATGTGTGATGTATCTGACATAAGCCTGCGCATCGGCAGCTACAACATCCGTGCCGGACTGGGGACAGACCTGCGCCGCAACCCGGCGCGAACCTTGGCGACGATCATCGGGCTCAAGACGCAGATGATGGTGTTGCAGGAGGCTGATTTTCGCATGGGGCATCGACCCAGCGCCCTGCCACGCCGCCTGATCGCTGACGCGGGTCTGTGCGCTGTCGATTTTGGCGGGCATCCCGACAGCCTGGGTTGGCACGGGATCGCGCTGCTCGTGGCCCCGGAGATCACGGTAAATGACCGGGTCTGTATCGATCTGCCGGGGCTGGAGCCGCGCGGGGCGATCATTGCCGATGCCGAGACCCCAATCGGACCATTGCGGATCGTTGGGGTGCATTTGGGGTTGCTCCGATCTGCCCGCCGCCGCCAGTTGGATCATCTGCGTCAAACTTTGGGCGACATGCATCAGCGTCCGACAGTCATCATCGGGGACTTCAATGAGTGGAGTTTGCGGCGCGGTTTAGGGCGGATCGCGAGGGGATTTGTCATAAAGACGCCAGGGCGCAGCTTTCCTTCGCGTCTACCGCTCTTGGCGCTGGACCGGATCGCACATAGCCCGGAGTTGAACCTGTCCACCCTACCGCTGCCGCCGTTGCCCAAGGGGGCGCATGCCTCTGACCACTTGCCCATCTTGGCAGAAATCACGCGGCCTGCCGTTGTCTAG
- the recR gene encoding recombination mediator RecR translates to MTQGTEDLDDLIALLAKLPGLGPRSARRAVLHLIKKRGQVLLPLAEAMQRVGTTARECLNCGNIGTTDICDICASEKRATGEICVVEDVADLWAMERAAVFKGRYHVLGGTLSALDAVGPEELRIPKLIDRVKTEEVTEVILALSATIDGQTTAHYIADQLPGISVTSLAQGVPVGGELDYLDDGTITAALNARRRL, encoded by the coding sequence ATGACGCAGGGCACCGAAGATCTCGACGACCTGATCGCACTTCTCGCCAAGCTCCCCGGGCTTGGCCCCCGCTCTGCCCGGCGGGCAGTCCTGCATCTGATCAAGAAGCGTGGGCAAGTCCTGCTGCCCTTGGCCGAAGCCATGCAGCGCGTCGGCACCACGGCGCGCGAATGCCTGAACTGCGGTAATATCGGCACTACGGACATCTGCGACATCTGCGCCTCTGAAAAGCGCGCCACGGGCGAGATTTGCGTGGTCGAAGACGTGGCCGACCTTTGGGCGATGGAACGCGCTGCGGTGTTCAAGGGCCGCTACCATGTGCTGGGCGGCACCCTTTCGGCGCTGGATGCTGTGGGCCCCGAAGAATTGCGCATCCCCAAGCTGATCGACCGGGTCAAAACCGAAGAGGTGACAGAGGTGATCCTCGCCCTCTCCGCCACCATCGACGGCCAAACCACGGCGCACTACATCGCAGATCAATTGCCGGGCATCTCTGTCACTTCACTGGCGCAAGGCGTGCCGGTAGGCGGTGAGCTTGACTACCTTGACGATGGCACCATCACCGCAGCCCTGAACGCGCGACGCCGGCTCTAG
- a CDS encoding YbaB/EbfC family nucleoid-associated protein — translation MLKGLGGLGDMAKMMKQAQEMQGKMAEMQNDLDNIMVVGESGAGLVKATATAKGELKGLDIDPSIFNGDDKEVVEDLILAAIKDAQSRASERSQQEMSKMAEAMGLPPGMNLPF, via the coding sequence ATGCTCAAAGGATTAGGCGGCCTTGGCGACATGGCCAAGATGATGAAACAAGCCCAGGAAATGCAGGGCAAAATGGCCGAGATGCAAAACGACCTCGACAACATCATGGTCGTGGGCGAAAGCGGCGCAGGTCTGGTCAAGGCAACCGCGACCGCCAAGGGCGAACTCAAGGGTCTCGACATCGACCCAAGCATCTTCAACGGCGATGACAAGGAAGTGGTCGAAGACTTGATCCTTGCCGCCATCAAGGACGCACAATCGCGCGCCTCCGAACGCAGCCAGCAGGAAATGTCAAAAATGGCAGAGGCCATGGGCCTGCCACCCGGCATGAACCTGCCGTTCTAA
- a CDS encoding DNA polymerase III subunit gamma/tau yields MSDQPAYQVLARKYRPETFADLVGQDAMVRTLRNAFAADRIAQAFIMTGIRGTGKTTTARIIAKGMNCIGPDGTGGPTTDPCGQCEHCTAIMEGRHVDVMEMDAASNTGVQNIRDAIIETVSYRAASARFKIFIIDEVHMLSTSAFNALLKTLEEPPAHVKFIFATTEIRKVPVTVLSRCQRFDLRRIEPEVMIAMLRRIATAEGAEISDDALALITRAAEGSARDAQSLLDQAISHGAGETTADQVRAMLGLADRGRVLDLFDMILRGEAAAALNELSSQYSDGADPMAVLRDLAEVCHWVSVIKITPEAAEDPTISPDERTRGQAMAAGLPMRVLSRMWQMLLKSLEEVSVAPNAMMAAEMAVIRLTHVADLPTPDELVKKLQDATPPPSGGPTGGRPAPTGGTTTTAMSSSPAPTHSGPSGPSAALAVAADTAALAHYARFEDVVDLIRTHRDVKLLVDVETSLRLVAYQPGRITVNPTDKAPRDLVQKLGSRLQAWTGNRWAITVVSEGGAPTIAEVRDAAENALKEEVQNHPLMQAVLATFPKARITRIETQQDKAQEALEDALPEVDDEWDPFDED; encoded by the coding sequence ATGTCAGACCAACCCGCTTATCAGGTCCTCGCCCGCAAATACCGGCCCGAAACCTTTGCCGATCTGGTGGGACAGGATGCAATGGTCCGCACGCTGCGCAATGCCTTTGCCGCAGACCGGATTGCACAAGCCTTCATCATGACCGGCATCCGCGGCACTGGCAAAACCACGACCGCGCGGATCATCGCCAAAGGCATGAACTGCATCGGCCCTGATGGCACCGGTGGCCCTACGACCGATCCGTGTGGCCAGTGCGAACATTGCACCGCGATCATGGAAGGCCGCCATGTGGACGTCATGGAAATGGACGCGGCATCCAATACCGGTGTGCAGAATATCCGCGACGCGATCATTGAAACCGTCAGTTATCGCGCCGCCTCAGCCCGGTTCAAGATCTTCATCATTGATGAGGTGCACATGCTCTCGACCAGCGCCTTCAACGCGCTCTTGAAGACGCTGGAAGAACCCCCCGCCCACGTCAAATTCATCTTTGCCACGACCGAAATACGTAAGGTGCCGGTCACCGTCCTGTCGCGCTGCCAACGGTTTGACCTGCGCCGCATCGAACCCGAAGTGATGATCGCAATGCTGCGCCGGATCGCCACCGCCGAAGGCGCGGAGATTTCCGATGACGCGCTGGCGCTGATCACCCGTGCCGCCGAAGGCTCGGCCCGTGACGCGCAATCGCTTCTGGATCAGGCGATCAGCCACGGCGCCGGCGAAACCACCGCTGATCAGGTCCGCGCCATGCTGGGTCTGGCCGACCGGGGCCGGGTGCTGGACCTCTTTGACATGATCCTGCGGGGCGAGGCTGCAGCGGCCCTGAATGAGTTGTCGTCGCAATATTCCGACGGCGCCGACCCGATGGCCGTGCTGCGCGATCTGGCAGAGGTCTGCCACTGGGTCAGCGTCATCAAGATCACGCCCGAAGCGGCAGAAGATCCCACCATCAGCCCCGATGAACGCACCCGCGGGCAGGCGATGGCCGCCGGTTTGCCGATGCGGGTGCTCAGCCGGATGTGGCAGATGCTGTTGAAATCGCTGGAAGAAGTCAGCGTCGCGCCCAACGCCATGATGGCGGCCGAGATGGCAGTGATCCGCCTGACCCACGTGGCGGATCTGCCCACCCCGGATGAGCTGGTCAAGAAATTGCAAGACGCCACACCACCGCCCTCCGGCGGTCCAACGGGTGGCAGACCAGCGCCCACGGGTGGCACGACAACCACCGCTATGTCGTCGTCACCGGCCCCAACCCATAGCGGCCCATCTGGCCCCTCTGCGGCACTGGCCGTGGCGGCGGACACCGCAGCGCTGGCGCATTACGCCCGGTTCGAAGACGTGGTCGACCTGATCCGCACGCACCGCGATGTGAAACTGCTGGTGGACGTTGAAACCTCGCTCCGGCTGGTGGCCTATCAACCGGGCCGGATCACGGTGAACCCCACAGATAAAGCACCGCGCGATCTGGTGCAGAAACTGGGCAGCCGCCTGCAAGCCTGGACCGGCAACCGCTGGGCGATCACTGTGGTCAGCGAAGGTGGCGCGCCAACAATTGCAGAAGTCCGGGATGCCGCCGAAAACGCCCTGAAGGAAGAAGTGCAGAACCACCCGCTGATGCAGGCGGTGCTGGCCACGTTTCCGAAGGCCCGGATCACCCGGATCGAAACCCAACAGGACAAGGCCCAAGAGGCGCTGGAAGACGCGCTGCCAGAGGTGGACGACGAATGGGACCCCTTTGACGAGGACTGA
- a CDS encoding ankyrin repeat domain-containing protein, which produces MTDPLDNLRRQAKTLQKQYENGDTSALERVAAHLRPQKDPLKRADFLHVIARERSFATWPQMKEAVGTLGMDRAAKVQRLKIALAHGQNGVVQRLLEETPDLAEGHFGLQVALLQDAPVMAALADDPGLAVRPAGPRKPLLHLAFSRAIHIWPDREAAMLRIAEALIAHGADVNSAMDHDGHPLSALYGAIGHADNMVLGRWLLERGADPNDGESLYHATELGHHEGLKMLLEHGAKPNGTNALLRAMDFDDVPAVQMLLDAGADPNAFEDGPVGGEMPWVIPALHQAARRQVSDAMCKVLLEAGADPGRDYQWASAYAFARVFGHRGLAAMIEDLGAAPKLSPEEELLALAAEGQVPAGTYLDEAQLPRAYRNIIREMVHLPGKLPHIKGLVALGLFYDKPDTEGLTPVQVAGWEGLTEMMAYFLTLRPDLSHINGFGGTLLSTIIHGSENAPRSERSDHVGCARIALEQGVALPKEALRLAGDPAMAAFLTDWAKAHPGQVTGA; this is translated from the coding sequence ATGACAGATCCATTGGATAACCTGCGCAGGCAGGCAAAAACCCTTCAAAAACAATATGAAAATGGCGATACGTCGGCGTTGGAACGCGTTGCTGCGCATCTGCGGCCCCAGAAAGACCCGCTGAAACGGGCCGATTTTCTGCATGTGATTGCGCGCGAGCGCAGCTTTGCCACATGGCCGCAGATGAAGGAGGCGGTGGGGACACTTGGCATGGACCGCGCGGCCAAGGTGCAGCGGCTGAAGATTGCCTTGGCACACGGGCAGAACGGCGTGGTGCAGCGTTTGCTGGAAGAGACCCCCGATCTGGCCGAGGGGCATTTCGGCCTTCAGGTTGCGCTGTTGCAGGATGCGCCAGTTATGGCTGCTTTGGCCGATGATCCGGGGCTGGCGGTGCGGCCCGCTGGTCCGCGCAAGCCCTTGCTGCATCTGGCCTTTTCCCGCGCCATTCACATCTGGCCTGACCGCGAGGCAGCGATGCTGCGGATCGCTGAGGCGCTGATCGCGCATGGGGCCGATGTGAACAGCGCGATGGATCATGACGGGCACCCACTGTCGGCGCTCTATGGGGCGATTGGACATGCGGACAACATGGTGTTGGGCCGCTGGTTGCTGGAACGGGGTGCTGATCCGAACGATGGTGAATCGCTTTATCATGCGACCGAGCTGGGCCATCACGAGGGTCTGAAGATGCTGCTGGAACACGGCGCAAAACCCAACGGGACCAATGCCTTGCTGCGGGCGATGGACTTTGACGATGTGCCAGCGGTGCAGATGTTGCTGGACGCAGGCGCAGACCCTAATGCGTTTGAGGATGGGCCCGTTGGGGGCGAAATGCCGTGGGTCATTCCGGCGCTGCATCAGGCGGCAAGGCGGCAAGTGTCAGACGCGATGTGCAAGGTCTTGCTGGAGGCCGGGGCTGATCCGGGGCGCGACTATCAATGGGCCAGCGCCTATGCCTTTGCGCGGGTCTTTGGGCATCGCGGTTTGGCGGCAATGATCGAGGATTTGGGCGCCGCGCCAAAGTTGTCACCGGAAGAGGAATTGTTGGCATTGGCGGCCGAAGGGCAAGTGCCAGCAGGGACCTATCTGGATGAGGCGCAGCTGCCGCGCGCCTATCGCAACATCATTCGGGAGATGGTGCATCTGCCGGGGAAACTGCCACATATCAAGGGTTTGGTGGCGTTGGGGCTGTTCTATGACAAGCCCGACACCGAAGGGCTGACGCCGGTGCAGGTGGCCGGTTGGGAAGGGTTAACAGAGATGATGGCCTATTTCCTGACGTTGCGTCCTGATTTGAGCCATATCAATGGGTTCGGCGGCACCCTGCTGAGCACGATTATCCACGGGTCAGAAAACGCGCCACGGTCAGAAAGATCGGATCACGTGGGCTGTGCGCGGATCGCGCTGGAACAGGGCGTGGCCCTGCCGAAAGAGGCGCTGCGGCTGGCCGGTGACCCGGCGATGGCGGCGTTTCTGACGGATTGGGCTAAGGCGCATCCGGGGCAGGTGACCGGTGCCTGA
- a CDS encoding protein-tyrosine phosphatase family protein, producing MPEFVIHEMQVGGGVLAISPLPGRTRHYYTDWLRLADWGPQVVVSMTEMHELERKGAGTLGADLRNAGVVWRHLPVPDYGTPDAALDAAWPEVQAEVLDTLRQGGRVLVHCFGGCGRSGMVVLRLMIAAGVPDALRVLRRVRPCAVETEDQMAWALQDQAESKG from the coding sequence GTGCCTGAGTTTGTCATCCACGAGATGCAGGTCGGGGGCGGAGTGCTTGCGATTTCGCCCCTGCCGGGGCGCACGCGGCATTACTATACCGACTGGCTGCGGCTGGCGGACTGGGGTCCGCAAGTGGTTGTTTCCATGACCGAAATGCACGAGTTGGAACGCAAGGGCGCAGGCACGCTTGGCGCGGATTTGCGGAATGCGGGCGTTGTCTGGCGGCACCTGCCGGTGCCGGACTATGGCACGCCTGATGCCGCACTTGATGCAGCCTGGCCGGAGGTGCAGGCCGAGGTGCTGGACACGCTGCGGCAGGGCGGCCGGGTGTTGGTGCATTGCTTTGGTGGTTGCGGGCGGTCGGGGATGGTGGTGCTGCGGCTGATGATCGCCGCTGGTGTGCCGGATGCGTTACGTGTTTTGCGGCGGGTGCGGCCCTGTGCGGTCGAAACCGAAGACCAGATGGCCTGGGCGCTGCAAGACCAAGCCGAATCAAAGGGTTAA
- a CDS encoding DUF6502 family protein: MNRILDALFAPIARLAVARGVMFPQAAARLKVQFLRGAEALADAPNDSRISVMTGLQRRDIARLRALPEDAPVVHHLSRLVAIWVADHPKVLDRKSFDALAASVRKDVHPRTLLEQLVDAGTVVVDADRVTRVKRSYQPAAGSVDQLDFLAANGGDFLNAGVQNVIAGAGHFERAAHFNQLSPEAVADLQALFADRQMAVLEEVAARARDLQDDSPGTHRFRAGGFFYAEESD; this comes from the coding sequence ATGAACCGGATTCTGGATGCCCTCTTTGCCCCGATTGCCCGCCTTGCAGTGGCGCGCGGCGTGATGTTTCCGCAGGCCGCCGCGCGGCTGAAAGTCCAATTTCTGCGCGGGGCCGAGGCGCTGGCCGATGCGCCCAATGACAGCCGGATCAGCGTGATGACCGGGTTGCAGCGGCGCGATATTGCAAGACTGCGCGCCCTGCCAGAAGACGCGCCGGTGGTGCATCATTTGTCGCGGCTGGTGGCCATATGGGTGGCGGATCATCCCAAGGTGCTGGACCGCAAAAGCTTTGACGCGCTGGCGGCATCGGTGCGCAAGGATGTGCATCCGCGCACGCTGTTGGAGCAATTGGTCGATGCAGGCACGGTGGTGGTGGATGCAGACCGGGTGACGCGGGTCAAACGGTCCTACCAGCCGGCAGCGGGGTCGGTGGATCAGTTGGATTTCCTGGCGGCCAATGGCGGGGACTTTCTGAACGCGGGGGTGCAGAATGTGATCGCCGGGGCCGGGCATTTTGAACGGGCGGCGCATTTCAACCAGTTGTCGCCCGAGGCGGTGGCGGACTTGCAGGCGCTGTTTGCCGACCGGCAGATGGCGGTGCTGGAAGAGGTCGCCGCACGGGCGCGGGACCTGCAAGACGACAGCCCCGGCACGCATCGGTTTCGTGCGGGCGGTTTTTTCTATGCAGAGGAGAGCGATTGA
- the rsgA gene encoding ribosome small subunit-dependent GTPase A — MTSELTLADLGWTNFYMSQCDLDEIETLTPARISGVQRASVTGLTVDGAFDLTLDPGTSTGELAVGDWVLADLDRHRVIRLLDRSSTLQRGKEHLTGDRQLIAANLDTLFITTSCNADFNPARLERYLALANDADITPVIILTKADMAEDPDSYTDRARALGRGLEVVTLNAKSPDTADKLSLWSGKGQTVALAGSSGVGKTTIANALTGGDAATQGIREDDARGRHTTTDRSLHRIPGGGWLIDTPGMRGLGVADVAAGIEATFSEITDLIGQCKFRDCQHDSEPGCAVQAAISAGDIDPERLTRYKKLKREDQYATETIAQARDRYRKLGKMYRSATQKKKNR, encoded by the coding sequence TTGACCTCTGAACTCACCCTCGCCGACCTCGGCTGGACCAACTTTTACATGTCGCAATGCGACCTCGACGAAATCGAAACCCTGACCCCCGCCCGTATCTCGGGCGTGCAACGCGCCTCTGTCACCGGGCTGACCGTGGACGGCGCATTTGACCTCACACTTGATCCCGGCACCTCGACCGGCGAACTCGCCGTTGGTGATTGGGTGCTGGCCGATCTGGACCGGCACCGCGTGATTCGGCTGCTGGACCGGTCCAGCACCCTGCAACGGGGCAAAGAGCACCTGACAGGCGACCGCCAGCTGATCGCGGCCAACCTTGATACGCTCTTTATCACCACCTCCTGCAACGCGGATTTCAACCCCGCGCGGCTGGAACGCTACCTGGCGCTTGCCAATGACGCCGACATTACCCCGGTGATCATCCTGACCAAGGCTGACATGGCCGAAGACCCCGACAGCTATACCGACCGCGCCCGCGCGCTCGGTCGCGGGCTGGAGGTTGTGACGCTGAACGCCAAATCCCCCGACACCGCAGACAAGCTTTCGCTCTGGTCGGGCAAAGGACAGACGGTGGCGCTGGCCGGGTCATCCGGTGTCGGCAAAACCACCATCGCCAACGCGCTGACGGGTGGCGATGCCGCAACCCAGGGCATCCGCGAAGACGACGCACGCGGCCGCCATACCACCACCGACCGCAGCCTGCACCGCATCCCGGGTGGCGGTTGGCTGATCGACACGCCCGGTATGCGCGGTCTTGGCGTCGCTGATGTGGCCGCCGGGATCGAGGCGACGTTTTCCGAGATCACCGACCTGATCGGCCAGTGCAAGTTTCGCGATTGCCAACACGACAGCGAACCGGGCTGCGCCGTGCAGGCCGCCATCTCCGCCGGTGACATCGACCCCGAACGCCTGACGCGCTACAAAAAGCTCAAACGCGAAGACCAATACGCGACAGAGACAATCGCCCAGGCCCGCGACCGCTATCGCAAATTGGGCAAGATGTACCGCTCTGCCACGCAGAAGAAAAAGAACCGCTAG
- a CDS encoding 5'-nucleotidase C-terminal domain-containing protein, which translates to MVTAQLRLLQTTDLHMHLLGYDYLADGPAPAQGLTELAPLIAAARDEGPATLLFDNGDFLQGNPVADHIARHGSAAAVHPMIAAFNTLDYDAITLGNHEFDYGLDFLMQALSDCTMPVVSANVRRTPTRNLVAPWTVLTRDVQGSDGQSHQLKIGVIGFVTPQVVNWDAHALGGAIQTDDILDAARSHLPALRRAGADVVVALCHAGISDAPYQQRMENAALHLAGLPGIDVVLAGHTHDRFPGPDFAGFAHADTDAATLHGKPGVMAASHGQALGVIDLDLLLDPDTGWRIDTHHCELRELADLPTLPATPASAAIARDVAADQDKTLAHLGQTICDTPRRLTSYFAAIGRDDTAPLVAAAQLLHMRTALAKTDFADLPLLATTSPYRAGGHGGPGNYIDVEPGPMARRHVAAIVPFENPICGVLRRGWQIRHWLENASRFYNVLKPGLPGQKLLDPAVPAYHFDQFHGLRYRIDLTTPPRDGDDPTRPARVRDITYEGAPLADDALFLVATSSYRAHGGGGLSPIPTQDVVYTSLLGLPDILIDCVANDGIPATPPVPNMGFLAQPGTGALFPASPATADIPLPCDRLSLLDRPADARGFRTMQLTL; encoded by the coding sequence ATGGTCACCGCTCAGCTGCGCCTTTTGCAAACCACCGACCTGCACATGCACCTCTTGGGGTATGATTATCTTGCTGACGGCCCCGCCCCGGCGCAGGGCCTGACCGAACTTGCTCCGCTGATTGCGGCGGCGCGGGACGAAGGGCCAGCAACGCTCTTGTTTGACAATGGCGACTTTCTGCAAGGCAACCCGGTGGCCGATCACATCGCCCGCCACGGCAGTGCAGCCGCCGTCCACCCGATGATCGCGGCGTTCAATACGCTGGACTATGACGCGATCACGCTGGGCAACCATGAATTTGACTACGGCCTCGACTTCTTGATGCAAGCGCTTTCGGACTGCACCATGCCTGTCGTCTCGGCCAATGTGCGCCGCACACCCACCCGCAACCTTGTCGCGCCCTGGACCGTGCTGACCCGCGATGTGCAAGGCTCTGACGGGCAATCCCATCAACTCAAGATCGGGGTGATCGGCTTTGTCACGCCGCAAGTGGTGAACTGGGATGCCCACGCGCTGGGCGGCGCGATTCAGACCGATGACATCCTTGATGCGGCCCGCAGCCACCTGCCCGCCCTGCGCCGTGCGGGGGCCGATGTGGTGGTGGCACTTTGCCACGCCGGCATCTCGGACGCGCCCTATCAGCAGCGGATGGAAAATGCCGCCCTGCATCTGGCCGGGCTGCCGGGTATCGACGTGGTGCTGGCCGGGCATACCCATGACCGCTTTCCCGGCCCCGATTTCGCGGGCTTTGCCCACGCCGACACGGATGCCGCCACCCTGCATGGCAAGCCCGGTGTGATGGCCGCCAGCCACGGGCAGGCGCTGGGGGTGATCGACCTTGACCTGCTGCTTGATCCCGACACCGGCTGGCGGATCGACACGCACCACTGTGAACTGCGGGAACTTGCGGATCTCCCGACCCTGCCCGCCACCCCGGCAAGCGCTGCCATCGCCCGTGACGTGGCCGCCGATCAGGACAAGACACTGGCGCATCTGGGCCAGACGATTTGTGACACGCCACGCCGCCTGACCAGCTATTTTGCGGCCATCGGGCGCGATGACACCGCCCCGCTTGTGGCCGCTGCCCAGCTTCTTCATATGCGCACCGCACTGGCCAAGACCGACTTTGCCGATCTGCCGCTCTTGGCAACGACGTCGCCCTATCGCGCAGGCGGGCATGGCGGCCCGGGCAATTACATTGACGTGGAACCGGGGCCCATGGCCCGGCGGCACGTGGCCGCCATTGTCCCCTTTGAAAACCCGATCTGCGGCGTGCTGCGGCGTGGCTGGCAAATCCGTCACTGGCTGGAAAACGCCAGCCGGTTCTACAACGTGCTGAAACCGGGGCTGCCGGGTCAAAAGCTGCTCGACCCTGCGGTGCCTGCCTATCACTTTGACCAATTCCACGGGCTGCGCTACCGGATCGACCTGACGACACCACCGCGTGATGGTGACGACCCGACCCGCCCCGCGCGGGTCCGCGACATCACCTATGAGGGCGCACCACTGGCCGACGACGCATTGTTTCTGGTCGCCACCTCCAGCTACCGCGCCCATGGCGGCGGCGGGCTGTCGCCGATCCCGACGCAGGACGTGGTCTATACGTCGCTCTTGGGGCTGCCCGATATCCTGATCGACTGCGTCGCCAATGACGGCATTCCCGCCACGCCGCCCGTCCCGAACATGGGCTTTCTGGCACAACCCGGCACCGGCGCCCTTTTCCCCGCCAGCCCGGCGACCGCCGACATCCCCCTGCCCTGCGACAGGCTCAGCCTGCTGGACAGGCCAGCAGACGCGCGCGGTTTCCGCACCATGCAGCTGACGCTCTAG